One window of the Amycolatopsis mediterranei genome contains the following:
- a CDS encoding DUF6008 family protein, with product MAMPMSGWDTAGAVLLVLWALAMWTAVGILAYANRGPVRRWVYRGALAVIGFGVLGQLGHVQEHVAQAGYWLGHPNAPAWMTPWGTGLASGLQQVLPGRPTFGMELLHLTGNFLFLAGLAGVMVITRRATNTRTRRWAKMGVWMQGLHGLEHLVLTLSVAFGAPRAIGLSTFFGLVDPGPGLTTYRVWWHFAANIAGSIIFGLALYHLWRERREVRATFVLRPLPAVTGRAA from the coding sequence ATGGCGATGCCGATGTCGGGGTGGGACACCGCGGGCGCGGTGCTGCTGGTGCTGTGGGCGCTGGCCATGTGGACGGCGGTGGGCATCCTGGCCTACGCGAACCGCGGCCCGGTGCGGCGGTGGGTGTACCGCGGCGCGCTGGCGGTGATCGGCTTCGGCGTGCTCGGGCAGCTCGGGCACGTCCAGGAGCACGTCGCCCAGGCCGGGTACTGGCTCGGCCACCCGAACGCCCCGGCCTGGATGACGCCGTGGGGCACCGGCCTGGCGAGCGGCCTGCAGCAGGTCCTCCCCGGCCGGCCCACCTTCGGGATGGAGCTGCTGCACCTCACCGGCAACTTCCTCTTCCTCGCCGGCCTGGCGGGCGTCATGGTGATCACCCGCCGCGCGACGAACACCCGCACCCGCCGCTGGGCGAAGATGGGCGTCTGGATGCAGGGCCTGCACGGGCTGGAGCACCTGGTCCTGACGCTGTCGGTCGCGTTCGGCGCGCCCCGGGCGATCGGGCTGTCCACGTTCTTCGGTCTCGTGGACCCGGGCCCGGGGCTGACCACCTACCGCGTCTGGTGGCACTTCGCGGCCAACATCGCGGGCTCGATCATCTTCGGGCTCGCGCTGTACCACCTGTGGCGTGAACGGCGGGAGGTCCGCGCCACCTTCGTGCTCCGGCCGCTGCCCGCGGTCACCGGGCGGGCGGCGTGA
- a CDS encoding LacI family DNA-binding transcriptional regulator: MVDRAKPGEQTRTPPSGLRQPSLADVAGMAGVSHMTVSRVVNESGPVRPETRERVLAAVQKLGYRPNTAARALVTGRSGTLGVVALESNLYGPASTLYGIENAAREAGYGVAICSVTRPGRTSIGDAVESLRRQAVEGIVVIAPHVTAGRALDAAPSDIPLVAVGGGDAAPVPVLSVDQYDGARRVTEHLLSLGHRTVWHLAGPEDWLEARDRERGWRETLEGRGLRVPAVVRGDWSPRSGYEAGRALVGKRGLKAVFSANDQMALGLLRAFTEAGIRVPEDVHVAGFDDVPEAEYFTPPLTTVRQDFIEVGRRTFGLLEERMAGGDAGARHLVPAELVVRESTRPR, encoded by the coding sequence GTGGTGGACCGGGCGAAGCCGGGGGAGCAGACGAGGACCCCTCCGTCGGGGCTGCGGCAGCCGAGCCTGGCCGACGTCGCCGGCATGGCCGGCGTCTCGCACATGACCGTCTCGCGCGTGGTCAACGAGAGCGGGCCGGTGCGCCCGGAGACCCGCGAGCGGGTGCTCGCCGCCGTGCAGAAGCTCGGGTACCGGCCCAACACCGCGGCGCGGGCGCTGGTCACCGGCCGGTCCGGCACCCTCGGCGTGGTCGCGCTCGAGTCCAATCTCTACGGACCGGCGAGCACGCTCTACGGCATCGAGAACGCGGCCCGCGAGGCCGGGTACGGCGTCGCGATCTGCAGCGTGACGCGGCCGGGCCGGACGTCGATCGGCGACGCGGTGGAGAGTCTGCGGCGCCAGGCGGTGGAGGGGATCGTCGTGATCGCCCCGCACGTCACGGCCGGGCGGGCGCTCGACGCGGCGCCGTCGGACATCCCGCTGGTCGCGGTCGGCGGTGGCGATGCGGCGCCGGTGCCGGTGCTCTCGGTCGACCAGTACGACGGCGCCCGGCGTGTCACCGAGCACCTGCTGTCCCTGGGGCACCGGACGGTGTGGCACCTGGCCGGGCCGGAGGACTGGCTGGAGGCCCGCGACCGGGAACGCGGCTGGCGCGAGACGCTGGAGGGGCGCGGCCTGCGCGTGCCGGCGGTGGTGCGTGGTGACTGGAGCCCGCGTTCGGGCTACGAGGCCGGGCGCGCACTGGTCGGCAAGCGGGGGCTCAAGGCGGTGTTTTCGGCCAATGACCAGATGGCGCTGGGTCTGCTGCGGGCGTTCACCGAGGCGGGGATCCGGGTGCCGGAGGATGTGCACGTCGCCGGGTTCGATGATGTTCCGGAGGCTGAGTACTTCACGCCGCCGCTGACCACGGTGCGGCAGGACTTCATCGAGGTCGGCCGCCGCACCTTCGGGCTTCTCGAGGAGCGGATGGCGGGCGGGGATGCCGGGGCTCGGCATCTGGTGCCCGCGGAGCTGGTCGTCCGGGAGAGCACCCGGCCGCGCTGA
- a CDS encoding LysE/ArgO family amino acid transporter produces the protein MSAALFAGLVAGYGIAIPVGAVGTYLVALTARTSLRTGLAAALGVATADGVYALVAVLGGAAIADVVAPFAGPLRLLSAAILLVLAAHGAVRAVRSHRAPTPRPVSPLAPGRAYLSLLGITLVNPATVVYFTALVVGGRAGTAVPLLDQAVFVLAAFAASASWQAALAGGGALLGRVLTGRRGRLVTALVSSAVITALAVRLVLT, from the coding sequence GTGAGCGCCGCGCTGTTCGCCGGCCTGGTCGCCGGCTACGGCATCGCGATCCCGGTCGGGGCCGTCGGGACGTACCTGGTGGCCCTCACCGCCCGCACGTCGCTGCGGACGGGCCTCGCCGCGGCGCTCGGCGTCGCGACGGCGGACGGGGTGTACGCGCTGGTCGCCGTGCTCGGCGGCGCCGCGATCGCGGACGTCGTCGCCCCGTTCGCCGGGCCGCTGCGGCTGCTCTCGGCGGCGATCCTGCTCGTGCTCGCCGCCCACGGCGCCGTGCGCGCGGTCCGTTCCCACCGCGCCCCCACCCCGCGGCCGGTGTCCCCGCTCGCGCCCGGTCGCGCCTACCTCAGCCTGCTCGGCATCACGCTCGTCAACCCGGCCACGGTCGTCTACTTCACCGCGCTGGTGGTCGGCGGCCGCGCCGGCACGGCCGTCCCGCTGCTCGACCAGGCGGTGTTCGTGCTCGCCGCGTTCGCCGCCTCGGCGAGCTGGCAAGCCGCGCTCGCCGGCGGCGGGGCGCTGCTCGGGCGGGTCCTCACCGGGCGGCGCGGCCGGCTGGTGACGGCGCTCGTCTCGAGTGCCGTGATCACCGCACTCGCCGTCCGGCTTGTCCTCACCTGA
- a CDS encoding beta-galactosidase, whose protein sequence is MRPARRRRRTFFTVLLSILFAFAGIAVPQAAAAAPAPAARPTHTVTYDGYSFLVDGKRTYLWSGEFHSYRLPSPDLWLDIFQKMKAAGFNSTSLYFDWGYHSPRQGVYDFSGVRDLDKLLDVAQQAGLYVIARPGPYINAEVDGGGFPTWLSTTPGHTRSADPVYLKYSDEWQTQIDRIIARHQLTNGTGSVLAYQVENEYYNGNADGRAYMQHLEDKARADGITVPLVGNNNGTFNAGAAALDVDAADSYPQGFDCSNPTRWNGVPDISYDHVPGKPLITAEFQGGAFDPWGGPGYEKCAQLINDQFANVFYKQNIAVGATGQSFYMLHGGTSWGWSAIPQNYTSYDYGAAITEARQFDPKYAEDKLIGYFTQSVAPLTKTDGLAGAPLTDPALTDTARINPDTRTQFHTLRHSDSTSTATNTTSLALDLAAHAGYTYDDRAAEVGYTGTWSHVGPEVNYTGGDYQHTESFSNVTGDSVSIPFTGTGIRWVTSKDPSHGIADVYLDDAKVSSVDLYAAGKQNQITGYEVRDLPAGPHTLKIVVTGQKNAQATSPYVVVDAVDLLSGSTDYYPVVPQQPGTGVTLNGRQSKILVAGYDLGATRMQYSTSEIMTSAAIGGRDVAVLYGDHGGPGETVLRFSKQPAVQVLGGAAMSTWDAARGDLRLNYTHDGLTRVLVTAPGARPLLLLLADKATAATFWRQDTASGPVLVRGTHLVRTAAEQYGLLSLTGDTGTDGAFEVFSAAKALLWNGSWVPVKPTSSGSVTGTAPAANAVTLPALTGWKHQQESPESQPGFDDSAWPVADKETTNSSTALGTKPVLFADDYGFHTGNTWYRGHFTGDGKQTGITLASQSGGPAGAFSAWLNGVFLGSSTSPQHTFTFPAGSLHQGDNEISVLTVNMGHEEDYGASNGNKAARGLTAARLTGAALTSVTWRLQGVRGGETGLDPVRGPLNTGGLYGERAGWSLPGFPERGWAPASLPAKDTTPGVSWYRTTADLDLPRGQDTSLGLTITDDPARQYRALIFVNGWQLGQYVNYLGPQHSFPIPNGILNPNGRNTIAVAVWNLDGSTGGLGSIAWTNYGSYRSPLTVRQNSSPGYDPVRYAMPPAPTAGVTLTAPDTASGGQPFTASATVRVPAGAPPAFDVKPALTAPAGWTLGAASPPSVARIDGGKSATFTWTVTPPATVDTAALKVAVAYRQAGRPGSVSGERIVGAVPAAPPAGQVPVGSLPFLTATNGWGPVERDTSNGEASAGDGKPMTIGGVAYAKGLGVHAASDVQLYLAGACTRLTASVGVDGETGTGGSVRFSVSADGVTRVTTPVVRGGQAAVAVDVDVTGAQVLDLMVDDGGDGNGQDHADWAVPTLTCVTPPAR, encoded by the coding sequence ATGCGCCCCGCCCGCCGCCGTCGTCGGACGTTCTTCACCGTCCTGCTCTCGATCCTCTTCGCCTTCGCCGGGATTGCCGTCCCGCAGGCTGCCGCGGCTGCGCCCGCCCCCGCTGCGCGGCCCACCCACACCGTCACCTACGACGGCTACTCCTTCCTCGTCGACGGGAAGCGGACCTACCTGTGGTCCGGCGAGTTCCACTCCTACCGCCTGCCCAGTCCCGACCTGTGGCTCGACATCTTCCAGAAGATGAAGGCGGCCGGCTTCAACTCGACGTCGCTGTACTTCGACTGGGGTTACCACTCGCCGCGGCAGGGGGTCTACGACTTCAGCGGCGTGCGGGACCTCGACAAGCTTCTCGACGTGGCGCAGCAGGCCGGCCTCTACGTCATCGCGCGGCCGGGCCCGTACATCAACGCCGAGGTCGACGGCGGTGGGTTCCCGACCTGGCTGTCCACCACGCCCGGGCACACCCGCAGTGCCGACCCGGTCTACCTGAAGTACTCCGACGAGTGGCAGACGCAGATCGACCGGATCATCGCGCGCCACCAGCTGACCAACGGCACCGGCAGCGTGCTGGCCTACCAGGTCGAGAACGAGTACTACAACGGCAACGCCGACGGCCGCGCCTACATGCAGCACCTGGAGGACAAGGCGCGCGCCGACGGCATCACCGTCCCGCTCGTCGGCAACAACAACGGCACCTTCAACGCCGGTGCCGCCGCGCTCGACGTCGACGCCGCCGACTCCTACCCGCAGGGCTTCGACTGCTCGAACCCCACCCGGTGGAACGGCGTGCCGGACATCAGCTACGACCACGTGCCCGGGAAGCCGCTGATCACCGCGGAATTCCAGGGGGGCGCCTTCGACCCGTGGGGTGGCCCGGGCTACGAAAAGTGCGCCCAGCTGATCAACGACCAGTTCGCGAACGTCTTCTACAAGCAGAACATCGCCGTCGGCGCCACCGGGCAGAGCTTCTACATGCTGCACGGCGGCACGTCCTGGGGCTGGAGCGCGATCCCGCAGAACTACACCTCCTACGACTACGGCGCGGCGATCACCGAGGCGCGCCAGTTCGACCCGAAGTACGCCGAAGACAAGCTGATCGGGTACTTCACCCAGTCCGTCGCGCCGCTGACCAAGACCGACGGGCTCGCGGGCGCGCCGCTGACCGATCCGGCGCTCACCGACACCGCCCGGATCAACCCCGACACCCGCACGCAGTTCCACACCCTGCGGCACAGCGACTCGACGTCGACCGCGACGAACACCACCAGCCTCGCGCTCGACCTGGCCGCGCACGCCGGCTACACCTATGACGACCGCGCGGCCGAGGTCGGCTACACCGGCACCTGGAGCCACGTCGGCCCGGAGGTCAACTACACCGGCGGCGACTACCAGCACACCGAGTCGTTCTCGAACGTGACCGGGGACAGCGTCAGCATTCCCTTCACCGGCACCGGGATCCGCTGGGTGACGTCGAAGGACCCGAGCCACGGCATCGCCGACGTCTACCTCGACGACGCCAAGGTCTCTTCGGTCGACCTCTACGCGGCAGGCAAGCAGAACCAGATCACCGGCTACGAGGTCCGCGACCTGCCCGCCGGGCCGCACACGCTGAAGATCGTCGTCACCGGGCAGAAGAACGCGCAGGCCACGTCGCCGTACGTCGTGGTGGACGCCGTCGACCTGCTCTCGGGCAGCACCGACTACTACCCGGTCGTGCCGCAGCAGCCCGGCACCGGCGTCACGCTGAACGGGCGGCAGTCGAAGATCCTGGTCGCCGGCTACGACCTCGGCGCCACGCGGATGCAGTACTCGACGTCGGAAATCATGACGAGCGCCGCCATCGGTGGCCGGGACGTCGCGGTGCTCTACGGTGATCACGGCGGACCCGGCGAAACCGTCCTGCGGTTCTCGAAGCAGCCGGCCGTGCAGGTGCTGGGCGGCGCGGCGATGTCCACATGGGACGCGGCCCGCGGCGACCTGCGGCTGAACTACACCCACGACGGCCTGACCCGCGTGCTCGTCACCGCGCCGGGCGCGCGGCCGCTGCTCCTGCTGCTCGCCGACAAGGCGACGGCGGCGACGTTCTGGCGCCAGGACACCGCGAGCGGCCCGGTCCTGGTCCGCGGCACCCACCTGGTGCGGACCGCGGCCGAGCAGTACGGGCTGCTGTCGCTGACCGGCGACACCGGCACCGACGGTGCGTTCGAGGTCTTCAGCGCGGCGAAGGCGTTGCTGTGGAACGGTTCCTGGGTACCGGTGAAGCCGACCTCGAGCGGCAGCGTCACCGGGACCGCGCCGGCCGCGAACGCCGTGACGCTGCCCGCGCTGACCGGCTGGAAGCACCAGCAGGAGTCCCCGGAGAGCCAGCCCGGGTTCGACGACTCGGCGTGGCCGGTGGCGGACAAGGAAACCACCAACAGCTCGACGGCGCTCGGCACGAAACCCGTTCTCTTCGCCGACGACTACGGCTTCCACACCGGTAACACCTGGTACCGCGGCCACTTCACCGGCGACGGCAAACAGACCGGGATCACCCTGGCCAGCCAGAGCGGCGGCCCGGCCGGGGCGTTCTCGGCGTGGCTCAACGGGGTCTTCCTCGGCAGCTCGACCAGCCCGCAGCACACGTTCACCTTCCCCGCGGGGTCGCTGCACCAGGGCGACAACGAGATCTCGGTGCTGACCGTGAACATGGGTCACGAGGAGGACTACGGCGCCAGCAACGGCAACAAGGCCGCCCGCGGGCTCACCGCGGCGCGGCTGACCGGCGCCGCGCTGACGTCGGTGACCTGGCGGCTGCAGGGCGTCCGCGGCGGGGAAACCGGGCTCGACCCGGTGCGCGGCCCGCTGAACACCGGCGGCCTCTACGGCGAGCGCGCGGGCTGGTCGCTGCCCGGGTTCCCGGAGCGCGGCTGGGCACCGGCTTCGCTCCCGGCGAAGGACACGACCCCCGGCGTCTCGTGGTACCGCACGACCGCGGACCTGGATCTGCCGCGCGGCCAGGACACCTCGCTCGGCTTGACCATCACCGACGACCCGGCGCGGCAGTACCGCGCGCTGATCTTCGTCAACGGCTGGCAGCTCGGCCAGTACGTCAACTACCTCGGGCCGCAGCACAGCTTCCCGATCCCGAACGGGATCCTCAACCCGAACGGCCGCAACACGATCGCCGTCGCGGTGTGGAACCTCGACGGCAGCACCGGCGGCCTCGGCTCGATCGCCTGGACGAACTACGGCAGCTACCGCTCGCCGCTGACCGTCCGGCAGAACTCCTCGCCCGGCTACGACCCCGTGCGGTACGCGATGCCGCCGGCGCCGACGGCCGGGGTGACGCTGACCGCGCCGGACACGGCGTCGGGCGGGCAGCCGTTCACCGCGTCGGCGACCGTGCGGGTGCCGGCGGGCGCGCCGCCGGCGTTCGACGTCAAGCCGGCGCTGACCGCCCCGGCCGGGTGGACCCTCGGCGCCGCCTCGCCGCCCTCGGTGGCGCGGATCGACGGCGGCAAGTCGGCCACGTTCACCTGGACCGTGACCCCGCCCGCCACGGTGGACACCGCCGCGCTGAAGGTCGCGGTGGCCTACCGGCAGGCGGGTCGTCCGGGCTCGGTGTCCGGCGAACGGATCGTGGGCGCGGTGCCCGCGGCGCCGCCCGCCGGGCAGGTGCCGGTCGGCTCCCTGCCCTTCCTCACCGCCACGAACGGCTGGGGCCCGGTCGAGCGCGACACGAGCAACGGCGAAGCGAGCGCGGGTGACGGCAAGCCGATGACCATCGGCGGGGTGGCCTACGCCAAGGGGCTCGGCGTCCACGCGGCGAGCGACGTCCAGCTCTACCTGGCGGGCGCGTGCACCCGGCTGACGGCTTCGGTGGGCGTCGACGGCGAAACCGGCACCGGCGGCAGCGTGCGCTTCAGCGTCTCGGCCGACGGCGTCACCCGGGTGACGACGCCGGTGGTCCGCGGCGGCCAGGCGGCGGTCGCGGTCGACGTCGACGTCACCGGCGCCCAGGTGCTCGACCTGATGGTGGACGACGGCGGTGACGGCAACGGGCAGGACCACGCGGACTGGGCGGTGCCGACGCTGACCTGCGTCACGCCGCCCGCCCGGTGA
- a CDS encoding CU044_5270 family protein, which produces MPRTARRKPRHRGRRPGRRGGACSPPNSPDCPNRTVTSCCSPPGPVSNRPKSPRRSACPRARWMAVTAVVVAQQRPTAPAPGPAAAPPVRTTTGVPTSAAPDLRLMSAVQVLTRAADLTVGAADQPVGPGQFRYVGEHTWVQRGVHTGYTYLWEQEVDRWIPANEHDVWQETRRILSTGKFLGGSVPQPQAPDPAIEDTDQGQRQGRCGDFFPQAKPPKKCGDATDWDSPAFYAALPHDPVALYAKLQQLTKARGSTPSVMFPFGTEILRAGQMPAQLRAQWYRALAKIPGITVQAAEANLDGRTGIALGLDDRHEIRQLIIDPATGGFIGERTIAGAEPDEPWIKPGTQLGAGAITTAVTGRLGEVPPK; this is translated from the coding sequence GTGCCGAGGACCGCCCGCCGAAAACCACGACACCGCGGTCGCCGGCCGGGTCGACGCGGCGGCGCGTGCTCGCCGCCGAACTCGCCGGACTGTCCGAACAGGACCGTGACGTCCTGCTGCTCACCTCCTGGGCCGGTCTCGAACCGGCCGAAGTCGCCGAGGCGCTCGGCGTGCCCGCGAGCACGCTGGATGGCGGTGACCGCCGTCGTCGTCGCGCAGCAGCGCCCGACGGCTCCGGCACCCGGCCCGGCCGCCGCGCCACCGGTCCGGACCACCACCGGCGTCCCGACGTCGGCCGCCCCGGACCTCCGGCTGATGTCGGCGGTCCAGGTGCTGACCCGGGCCGCGGACCTGACCGTCGGGGCGGCCGACCAGCCCGTCGGCCCCGGACAGTTCCGGTACGTCGGCGAGCACACGTGGGTGCAGCGCGGCGTCCACACCGGCTACACCTACCTGTGGGAGCAGGAGGTCGACCGCTGGATTCCCGCGAACGAGCACGACGTCTGGCAGGAGACGCGCAGGATCCTGAGCACCGGGAAGTTCCTCGGGGGGTCGGTGCCGCAGCCGCAGGCCCCGGATCCGGCCATCGAGGACACCGACCAGGGCCAGCGGCAGGGCCGTTGCGGCGACTTCTTCCCGCAGGCCAAGCCGCCGAAGAAGTGCGGCGACGCGACCGATTGGGACAGCCCGGCGTTCTACGCGGCCTTGCCGCACGACCCGGTGGCGCTGTACGCGAAGCTGCAGCAGCTGACGAAGGCCCGCGGCTCGACGCCGTCGGTGATGTTCCCCTTCGGCACCGAGATCCTGCGCGCGGGGCAAATGCCGGCGCAGCTGCGGGCGCAGTGGTACCGGGCGCTGGCGAAGATCCCGGGCATCACGGTCCAGGCGGCGGAGGCGAACCTCGACGGCCGCACGGGCATCGCGCTGGGCCTGGACGACCGGCACGAAATCCGGCAGCTGATCATCGACCCGGCGACCGGCGGGTTCATCGGCGAGCGCACGATCGCCGGAGCGGAGCCCGACGAGCCGTGGATCAAGCCGGGCACCCAGCTCGGGGCCGGCGCGATCACGACCGCGGTGACCGGGCGGCTCGGCGAGGTCCCGCCGAAGTGA